The DNA region AGCTCTTGCACACAACCCTTCAGGTCATTACAACTATCTCGATCAGACTCACACACAACGTAACCTTCGTGGATACCGACTAGAAACCCAAACTATTCAATCTTCTTCAACACTACTAACAACACTGATTGCTGGGCCACCATGATTAGGAAGAGCATTTGTTTTCACATTAGGATTTTCTTCTAAGAAAGACAAAACCTTCTTATCAATCAACTATTGTATTTTATTTTTGAGGGTCCAACAGTCTTCCGTAGAGTGTCCTATGTACCCGGCGTGGAATACCCACAAGGCATTAGGATTGTACTTAGGATGATAGGGAGGAGAGGCTGGTGGGATTTCCCTTGGTATAATAGCCCATACATGGATTGAGTATGGCACCAATTCAACATATGGTATCCATATCTGATGAGGATGTTTGCCAAAGTTATTCCCTTTATTCTGGCCTCGACCTTAGCCCCTGTTGTCACGAGTGTTCTATTGATTCTGATTGTTTTGAGCCGTTGTTGGTTGCTGATTGCGATTCTGTGGTTGATACTGACACAAAGGTTGTTGATACTGAGCAACAACTATATAAGGATACATATAGTATGGCATGAGAGCCATAGGAAATTGATATTGGGGGTGGACGCTTGTCGTTACAACACCTGTCTCCCCATCTCTCTTTTTTGGAAAGCCCTCATGCGGCTTCTTATTCGTAGTTTGTGGAGCGACGATACCTACGATCTTTCCTGATTTCAACTTATTCTTGACAAATTTACCAATGGTTACCATATCTATAAAATTAGTAGAAGAACTGTCGATCATTTTCTCAAAATACAGCTCCTGAAGCATACCCATGAAGATGTTGACGAATTCATTGTCTGATAAAGTCGGTCTGACCCTAAAAGCCATTTCACGCCAAtgttgagcatactctttaaaagTCTCACTAGATTTCTTTGCTTGATTCTGTAGCTGCAATCTTGTCGGTTGCATATCGAGGTTGTACTTGTATTGTTTTAGGAACGCTTCAGATAAATCTCTCTAGGATCTAATCTTGGTGTGCTCCAAGCCCATATACTAGTCTAATGAAGCCCCTGACAGACTATCTTGGAAGCAGTGGATTAGCAGATTATTATTGTCAATATACAATGACATCTTCATGCAATACATCGTAATGTGTCTTCGAGGACATTTTAGCCCCTTATACTTCGATAAATCTAGTACCTTGAACTTTTGAGGAAGTACCACATTCAGAACCAAACAGAGATCTTGTGCATCAATGCCAAAGACAGAGAAACCTTCGATAACCCTTATCTATCGTCCAACAATTGGTAATCCGCCGGTCGGACTAATAGTGGGAACGATGACCTGATTGGCCGGTCGAGAGGTTTCTTGATCCATCACTTGAACATGCCACTACGCCAAAACAGGTTTTTGGCAGCgccccttagacagcgcttttctCCAAAAGCGCTGCTACACgttaaaaaaaaataaaaataaggaAACTGAATACGTAGATGGCTTAAAGCGCTGCTAAATGGAtggtcttagacagcgctttttaaaagcgctgctaaatggcctaccttagacagcgcttttgagAAGGTCCACCTTATACAGCGCTTCtcccaaaagcgctgtctaaggccttaaaattatttaaattaatcacaacaaaagcgctgtctaaggcctACCTTATACAGCGCTTTTTAGAAGGtcaccttagacagcgcttttgggagaagcgctgtataaggccttaaaattatttaaattaatcaCAACAAAAGCGCTGTATAAGGCCTACCTTATACAGCGCTTTTGACAAGGTCACCTTATACAGCGCTTCtcccaaaagcgctgtctaaggccttttaaatttttaaaaaaagcgctgtataaggcctaccttatacagcgcttttagaagcgcTGCTATTGACCCCTCCTGTGCCAGCGCTTTCCTtcaaagcgctgtctaaggccaTTTTAATTTGTGAGCTTAGCCAGCGCTTTTcataaaagcgctgtctaaggccttatttaccaaattttttttttagtaaattatAATATATGAATTCATTCAGTACGTTAAGACCCATTTTGTTTCCCTCGCTCCCACAACCTTCTTCTCACTGCGTTCATACTCGTTGCGTTCATCATCACTGCTTCTCCCAAAACCTCCATTCTTGATTCCTGCGTTCATCACTCACTTCGTTCATCACCGTTTACATTTTTGTAAGTGCATTTTCTGTTCGTTTCATCTTTCTTTATTTAGGGCAGTTTATTAGTGATAAAGGTTTGCTTCTGGGTTGATTCTTTTGTGGTTCATGTGTTAGGGCAGTTGATTCTCTTGTGTTAGGGCAGTTGATTCTTTTGTGTGTTAGGGCAGTTGATTCTTTTGTGGTATGTTAACAAATGTATATATTTTTGATATTAATCACCATGTCAAAGGGAGATGGTTTGTGTTTGCTTCCATTAGGTTTCTATTATACTGATGATGAATTGTAGCAAGTGTTAAATGTGATTGTTAGCATTGGCGTGTAAGTTGGATAGGATTAGATAGAACTGTTAAAGGGAGATGGTGTTAGTGTTAATGAAATAGTTAATTAGTGTGGTTAGTGTTAGAATGAAAAACTGAAATGCAAGTTTAGAAAATGCAGGTCAGCTGTTAGACAGTTAAAGAAAGGCTAGCTTGTTAGAATGGGAATGATGTGAGTCAAAGTTAATTGAATGGAACTGCATTGACTTGGCTTGTGATTTTACCTTGTTGAATTGTTTTTTTTTCTGATGCCATGAAACTGAACTGATTAAACTTGAATTATGTTGGACTGCTGAACTATATTGCACATTTGAACTACACTTGTTATTTGCTTGAATGTGTTGGACTGGTTTGGAAAATATTTTGCTAAGTTGGATTGGTATTAAATTGGTTTTTGACAATGCTGAACTAGTTTTGGATTGACATATTACCCTACTTGAATTGCTTGTACTTTAGTTGATTACTTTACTGACTGATTGATACATTGCTTGATCTGTTTAATGTCTAATAAGCTGTTGTTTATTTTATAGGGTGTTCATTTCCTTAGGACTCAATTGAGGACTATTGCTAACAAGCTTTGTTGACATCCACAATTAAAAGGTAGTAACTTATTGcctcttctttttttttcataGAAATGACTTATAATATAAGCAATTATATGATAAACGCGGAAATAAGTTGTTTATTCATATAGGGTGTTAGTCCTCTAAATTATTTCCAATCATTTGACATTCAATCATAATAAATATCCAAATTGTCATGATTTTAATAGCATAACTACAACATAGTTATAGTTACTTCACTTCATAGTTAGTAGAAgaatagatatatatatatatatatatatatatatatatatatatatatatatataatatatatatatatatatatatatatatatatatatatatatatatatatatatatatatatatatatatatatatatatatatatatatatatatatatatatatatatatatataatttattagTTTGTAATAATCTTCTTTTTGTGACGCGAAAGTGTTTATCTTAGGAAATTCttcttttatgttgttttgaaATAGTTGCGTGAATAATttaggaaaaccatggataaaaaATGGATGTCTGCCGATCGATTGTCGAaagagtacgagaatggggtattggaattcgttaagtttgcTGTTGAACATGTCAAAGACCCCAGTCGAATGAaatgtccttgcttgggttgttgttataTGGGTCGGGTTGACGCAgatggattgaaatcgcatttaCTGATGCgtggaattgatcgaagttatacgtgttggatatttcatggtgagaaaattaacgagaatgttgaacaGAGGGAgaaaagtaatacgacctatgcttcatacgacaaagacacggaaacatacgattgtgatcgagttgaagagattgtagaagcactggatgaagatcttcatgattgtcctgaaatgtttgagaggatggtaagcgatgcagagaaaccgttgtacaaaggttgcactaaattctcaagactttctgcggtattaaagttgtataacttaaaggcgggcaatggatggtcggataaaagtttcacagagttgttggcccttatgagagaaatgctaccggatgataatgttcttcctaatcgaacctatgaggcaaaaaaaatgttgtgctctattggcatggtttctttattcttttgttttcaattgctttgattataagttatatctgataatgcatgatttcattatatttttgttttcaattgctttgattataagttatatctgataatgcatgatttctttataTTTTTGAATCGTGATGAGTTTTAATGCATGTGATTAATGAAAATAGACTTTCTCCACGATTCCGGAGCCAATGGTATACTTTGTTTTTCGATTCGGACAACTTTTTCCCTGATTTTACTGTTGCTGTACTGTTACAAAAAACATGCTTCCACTCGGAATTTGGACGAATCGAGTTCATTTTTGAGTCCTTTGGCCCGTTTGTAGGCTACCATGTAATTTTCGTCCAATTCAATACACTTTGACTTTGACACTTACTTGATTTGTATTCATATTTGCTTAATATTGTGTTTATGTTTTTCTTTATTACAGATGGCTAGTAACGAGGATCACCCACATGGTGATGAGACCGTTGGTGGTGCGGAAAGGGAAATTAAACGTGGAATAACGGTTATGAAGAAAGTTATTCGAGATAGAGATCGAGGCGTTTTAATAAAAGTGCATTGGAACGAAGGTGgacaactaattgagcctaacggttcaacATTGACAAGTTTTATTGGTGCATTGGTAAGGAATGAAGTTCCAATTACTTGTGATAATTGGAGAAATAAACAATTGAACGAAGCTAAAGACAAAATatggagtgagataaaggtaccATATGTGATGTTATTTGTTTTTAATGACGATTATGTCTTTAAATTAATTGTACTAACGCAATGTGTGTATGTTTTTCGTAGAGGTGTTTCGACATCGAAGAAAACAGAAGAGATCATTGTCTCAAATTGGCCGGAAAGTTACTAAGAGGGTTTAGAACCTTTTTATCAACCACCTTTCTTAGGGATACGGAAGGTACTTTTGTTGATGCAGAGCTTCCATCTAAATATGCAAGTTTGATTTCACCTAAAGAATGGGAAACGTTTAAATCCAAACGAAAAACCCAAGAATTTAAGAGTGTAAGTGAAACAAACCGGCAAAGAGCATCAAGTCCGGCGTATCCCTATAGAAAAGGGCGTGTTGGATATGGACGCTTAGAGCAGTCTATAGTAAGTATCTATAAATTGCATTGATATACTTGTTATATTTGATCATATTTTGTCATGAGTTATATTTGATCATATTATGCTTAATGTGTAGTTAACAAAGGAGAATAGTTCTGAAACATCTCTTCCggcacatgttttgtggaaggaagcccgtgtcGGTAAGGATGGAAAGATTAAAGAAGACGTTCAACAAATATTTGAGAAATGTGTAAGTATAGCATTATTTAAGACAATAACACTTTGACTTTGACACTTTTGAATCGTCCAATTTCGAACACTTTGACTTTGACACTTACTTAAGACAATAACATTACTATTGTGTGTATGTTCATATGATTTTCAGGAGACTCTATCTCAATCTATAGTTCCATATGAAGACACTGATTGCAGGAGCATACTGAGTCGAGCATTAGATGTTCCcgagtattctggtcgggtgaggggcAAGGGATTTGGGATCACTCAAAAATCCTTGaatattaaaaaacaaaagaCTCCTAGCAATAAAGAACTGCAGCAAACTTTGGAAGCATTAAAAGCTGAAGTTCTTGAATTAAGAAAGGAAAGAGAAAGAGATCGAGCAGCGGGTTTTAAAGATACTAGTGACAAAGATAGTATCAATTGTAATTTTCAACCGACTATTCCAGAGGTAATTATATATCTTATTATGAAATTAAATTAGCTTAATTTATTTAATTGTCATATATACACATAAAAATGTCatatttattattggttttagggcatttcaccttgtcacCTCTACTTAGCGAGACCGACttatcggatggttggcaaggggAAAGTTCATAACAATTTGGGTGAATTACTTCACACTAAACCGCTCCCTACTGGATCTTTGAAAGTCTCGGTTGATATTGCTTTGGAGAAGGATGCGTTATTACCACATCCTGACGATGTTTCGGATGCAACTTTATTGGGAGATGCCATAGGTTcatttgttgcatggccgacagACCTCATTAtcgtaggatatgaggtatgcttaaaaccATTATGAACCTTTAGGTATTCAAATTTTTTACGCGCATTTTACGTACACATTTTTTACATGTTAATGTTAAttagactcccacaaaatccaaagCAAAAGATAAGGGGATTGCGCGGgaaatcgagtcagttgcatcgCAAAAAGAGGTACATCACAATTATATGCTATTTAGATTCCTGTTAATTCGTCATCTTACACTTCACCTTACTAATTATATGATATTTAGATTCCTGTTGCTAAGAAGACTGAAATTTCCAAGAGGACCGGGGCTAAAAAGAAAAATCCTTCCAAGTATAGAGCGTGCCTCCATACATATTTAGAAACGACAGATATTTCGGATGGATGTGTTCGTTTAATACCTATGGATGGAGCTATTTTTGGTTTTGAGTATGCCGAGCCATTGGGTAAAGAggattttgatcaaattttgtATCATACGCAATTAAGCGTTGGTGTTATCAACACATACATGAGGTATATCCGATCTACTTTGTTTAAATTCTTGAACAAGTTATTTACTCGTTTCATATGAATAGTCTaaatgttaatgatgtttttatataAGGTATTTATATGACAAATTGATGGGTCCGCGTGGGTTGGAGCAAAGATTCTCATTCTTAAATCCCATGAAAACGAACTTAACCGAAATGATAAGAAAACCAGATGAAGTCAGGACGTATGTAGTCGAGCGCTTTATGGCCGACACAGATAGAGAAAAGTTGTTCTTTTTACCGTTTAATACCGGCGACGGGTTAGTTCTTCAATCTAAATTCATCTGTTataatttttcatattttgaCGTCGTGTAGAAAGTTTCCATCTAACATTTGTTTtattacagtggacattggttgttggTCGCGATAAATCCTTTTAAAGAAATTGTGTATTATTTGGATTCTTTACAcaatgattggacaacataccctGCTATGAAGACGATAGTTGACA from Lathyrus oleraceus cultivar Zhongwan6 chromosome 1, CAAS_Psat_ZW6_1.0, whole genome shotgun sequence includes:
- the LOC127115401 gene encoding uncharacterized protein LOC127115401 isoform X2, with protein sequence MASNEDHPHGDETVGGAEREIKRGITVMKKVIRDRDRGVLIKVHWNEGGQLIEPNGSTLTSFIGALVRNEVPITCDNWRNKQLNEAKDKIWSEIKRCFDIEENRRDHCLKLAGKLLRGFRTFLSTTFLRDTEGTFVDAELPSKYASLISPKEWETFKSKRKTQEFKSVSETNRQRASSPAYPYRKGRVGYGRLEQSILTKENSSETSLPAHVLWKEARVGKDGKIKEDVQQIFEKCETLSQSIVPYEDTDCRSILSRALDVPEYSGRVRGKGFGITQKSLNIKKQKTPSNKELQQTLEALKAEVLELRKERERDRAAGFKDTSDKDSINCNFQPTIPEGISPCHLYLARPTYRMVGKGKVHNNLGELLHTKPLPTGSLKVSVDIALEKDALLPHPDDVSDATLLGDAIGSFVAWPTDLIIVGYETPTKSKAKDKGIAREIESVASQKEIPVAKKTEISKRTGAKKKNPSKYRACLHTYLETTDISDGCVRLIPMDGAIFGFEYAEPLGKEDFDQILYHTQLSVGVINTYMRYLYDKLMGPRGLEQRFSFLNPMKTNLTEMIRKPDEVRTYVVERFMADTDREKLFFLPFNTGDGGHWLLVAINPFKEIVYYLDSLHNDWTTYPAMKTIVDTIIQTVRAQRKIQVPKRKANNITWNRVECPRQRNNIDCGYYTLRFMKETLLMDRTDIPSDYFDEYRCAYYSKDQLDEIKEELCQFIIELQVL
- the LOC127115401 gene encoding uncharacterized protein LOC127115401 isoform X1 — its product is MHVINENRLSPRFRSQWYTLFFDSDNFFPDFTVAVLLQKTCFHSEFGRIEFIFESFGPFVGYHMASNEDHPHGDETVGGAEREIKRGITVMKKVIRDRDRGVLIKVHWNEGGQLIEPNGSTLTSFIGALVRNEVPITCDNWRNKQLNEAKDKIWSEIKRCFDIEENRRDHCLKLAGKLLRGFRTFLSTTFLRDTEGTFVDAELPSKYASLISPKEWETFKSKRKTQEFKSVSETNRQRASSPAYPYRKGRVGYGRLEQSILTKENSSETSLPAHVLWKEARVGKDGKIKEDVQQIFEKCETLSQSIVPYEDTDCRSILSRALDVPEYSGRVRGKGFGITQKSLNIKKQKTPSNKELQQTLEALKAEVLELRKERERDRAAGFKDTSDKDSINCNFQPTIPEGISPCHLYLARPTYRMVGKGKVHNNLGELLHTKPLPTGSLKVSVDIALEKDALLPHPDDVSDATLLGDAIGSFVAWPTDLIIVGYETPTKSKAKDKGIAREIESVASQKEIPVAKKTEISKRTGAKKKNPSKYRACLHTYLETTDISDGCVRLIPMDGAIFGFEYAEPLGKEDFDQILYHTQLSVGVINTYMRYLYDKLMGPRGLEQRFSFLNPMKTNLTEMIRKPDEVRTYVVERFMADTDREKLFFLPFNTGDGGHWLLVAINPFKEIVYYLDSLHNDWTTYPAMKTIVDTIIQTVRAQRKIQVPKRKANNITWNRVECPRQRNNIDCGYYTLRFMKETLLMDRTDIPSDYFDEYRCAYYSKDQLDEIKEELCQFIIELQVL